One stretch of Fictibacillus sp. b24 DNA includes these proteins:
- a CDS encoding DUF1801 domain-containing protein: MYEQKTKETNHSVVEFIENVDSQKKKEDAYKLLDIFTETTGFEAKMWGPSIIGFGSYHYKYKTGHEGDAPLVGFSPRKAKISLYFAPGDPNREELLSKFGKHTTGAACVYINKLADVDVDVLKAMIQQSVDFLLRTYPQE, translated from the coding sequence ATGTACGAACAAAAGACAAAAGAAACCAATCATAGTGTTGTAGAGTTTATTGAAAATGTAGATAGTCAGAAAAAGAAAGAAGATGCCTATAAGCTTCTTGATATCTTTACGGAAACAACAGGTTTTGAAGCTAAGATGTGGGGGCCAAGTATTATTGGATTTGGCTCGTACCATTATAAGTACAAAACCGGGCATGAAGGGGACGCGCCACTAGTCGGGTTCTCGCCAAGAAAGGCGAAGATCAGCCTCTACTTTGCACCAGGAGATCCTAATCGTGAAGAGTTACTGAGTAAGTTTGGTAAACACACAACAGGTGCGGCATGTGTGTACATAAATAAGCTCGCAGATGTTGATGTGGATGTGTTAAAAGCGATGATCCAGCAATCCGTGGACTTTTTGCTAAGAACATACCCTCAGGAGTAG
- a CDS encoding glycosyltransferase family 4 protein, producing the protein MRIGVNLLSLTNDRFGGVEQYVTNLISQLLTMDKNIKLFLFLTRPCRDLFPDYQDRLKKLMIKEYKVHDSIYPLIAECQLDLWFSPIHKSYIPNVPVPSIATIHDVLHTAYPQFVHGGLIDNNRYYQHFASSFDAVLTVSEFSRNAIAKNLHIPKEKIYAVYQDAPMVFRNFPTDVLKEKIKKKYSLEEGYAIYPSSYNPHKNHISLLKALVVLRDTFKKRIPLVLTGYASSDNRVYQSVLDFLQENELKGQVNILGYVPPEDMPSLYSNASFMIFPSLYEGFGIPLVEAMKAQCPIVCSDRGSIPEIAGHAAIHFNPEDPEDIALKVLKILGPEIRKKMIIQGIERSKIFSWENCAKETLNVFQRVVKRNEKR; encoded by the coding sequence ATGAGAATAGGTGTGAACTTGTTATCACTTACCAATGACAGATTTGGCGGGGTTGAACAATATGTAACCAATCTTATTTCACAATTATTAACGATGGACAAGAATATAAAGTTATTCTTATTTCTTACAAGACCATGCAGAGACCTGTTTCCTGATTATCAGGATCGATTAAAAAAATTGATGATAAAAGAATACAAAGTTCATGACTCTATTTATCCATTAATTGCTGAGTGTCAACTCGATCTTTGGTTTTCACCTATACACAAATCGTACATTCCAAACGTACCTGTTCCTTCAATAGCAACTATTCATGATGTTCTGCATACCGCCTATCCACAATTTGTTCACGGTGGGCTCATTGATAACAATCGTTATTATCAACATTTTGCATCTTCATTCGATGCAGTTTTAACTGTTTCGGAGTTTTCAAGAAATGCTATTGCAAAGAACCTTCACATCCCAAAGGAAAAAATTTATGCAGTATATCAAGATGCTCCAATGGTGTTCCGCAATTTCCCTACTGATGTTCTTAAAGAGAAAATAAAGAAAAAATACTCACTTGAAGAAGGATACGCGATCTACCCTTCCAGCTATAATCCACATAAAAATCACATCAGCCTGCTTAAAGCACTTGTTGTTCTCAGAGATACCTTTAAAAAGCGTATACCTCTAGTTCTTACGGGATATGCATCTAGCGATAACCGTGTTTATCAATCTGTACTAGACTTCCTGCAAGAAAATGAACTGAAAGGGCAAGTAAATATCTTAGGTTACGTCCCACCAGAGGATATGCCCTCTCTTTATTCCAACGCATCGTTCATGATCTTCCCCTCTCTTTATGAAGGTTTCGGTATTCCTTTAGTGGAAGCGATGAAAGCACAGTGTCCTATTGTTTGTTCCGATAGAGGAAGTATTCCAGAAATAGCAGGTCATGCAGCCATCCATTTTAATCCAGAGGATCCTGAAGATATTGCTTTAAAAGTGTTGAAAATTTTAGGTCCAGAGATCAGAAAAAAAATGATTATTCAAGGAATCGAGCGCTCAAAGATTTTTTCGTGGGAAAACTGTGCAAAAGAGACACTGAATGTTTTTCAGCGTGTTGTGAAAAGGAATGAAAAACGATGA
- a CDS encoding glycosyltransferase family 4 protein, giving the protein MKRLLVLNHFPTVIPPTSGGTLRYFHIYEELSKHFDITLLSQTFGHKQGVFQHSPTFREYKVPKDPYYNKVVQKLQHNELTYEFAMIIQTELSKYPTLFKKHFDTLYPSSHLIVHESPFLLGVDSYIGKDHKPRMYNSHNHEYRLAEQIWKNENARNYLPTLFDLEKKLVTGAELVFSTSENEKNHFTKMYQANPAKVKIAPNGINPYEWLPRKEEFNKKPVAFFIGADYPPNIESVDFIVHHLAERCTQINFVIAGGCCAPFSNSTAKPNIKLLGRVRHKQKIKLFSESDIAINPMFTGAGVNLKTLEYLSAGIPLFSTLCGVRGLNLTNMKHYIHTEREDFAYKLNRYPNDPNFLKKVAAQGQHYINRNYSWNSIVQNMKTEIDKLIN; this is encoded by the coding sequence ATGAAAAGACTTTTGGTTTTAAATCATTTTCCAACTGTCATACCTCCGACGAGCGGCGGCACACTAAGGTATTTTCACATTTATGAAGAACTCAGCAAACATTTTGATATTACACTTCTTTCACAAACATTTGGCCACAAGCAGGGGGTTTTTCAGCATTCTCCCACTTTTAGAGAATATAAAGTCCCTAAAGACCCTTACTACAATAAGGTTGTCCAAAAGCTACAACATAACGAATTAACGTATGAATTTGCAATGATTATACAAACCGAACTTTCAAAATACCCCACTTTGTTCAAAAAGCATTTTGATACACTTTATCCTTCAAGTCATTTAATTGTTCATGAGTCACCATTTTTATTAGGCGTTGATTCGTATATCGGAAAAGACCATAAGCCAAGGATGTATAACAGCCACAATCACGAATATAGGCTAGCTGAACAAATTTGGAAAAATGAGAATGCACGAAACTATCTACCTACCCTTTTCGACCTTGAAAAGAAATTGGTTACGGGTGCCGAACTTGTTTTCTCAACTTCTGAAAACGAAAAAAATCATTTCACTAAGATGTATCAAGCCAACCCTGCCAAAGTTAAAATCGCTCCTAATGGGATAAATCCTTATGAATGGCTTCCGAGAAAAGAAGAGTTTAATAAAAAACCTGTTGCATTCTTTATTGGAGCAGATTATCCGCCAAACATTGAATCTGTAGATTTTATCGTGCATCACCTTGCTGAAAGGTGTACTCAAATTAACTTTGTCATTGCTGGAGGATGCTGTGCTCCTTTTTCAAACTCAACTGCCAAACCTAACATAAAACTTTTAGGAAGAGTTCGGCACAAACAGAAAATAAAACTCTTTTCAGAGTCTGATATAGCGATTAATCCCATGTTTACAGGAGCTGGCGTAAACTTAAAGACATTAGAGTACTTATCTGCAGGAATACCTCTATTCTCTACTCTTTGCGGTGTGCGAGGTTTAAATCTGACTAACATGAAACACTATATTCATACAGAAAGAGAAGACTTTGCTTATAAACTGAATCGTTATCCAAATGATCCAAACTTCTTAAAAAAAGTGGCTGCACAAGGACAGCACTATATTAACAGAAATTATTCTTGGAACAGCATTGTCCAAAATATGAAGACCGAAATTGATAAGCTCATAAATTAG
- a CDS encoding glycosyltransferase, whose protein sequence is MKSYQVVWRGPVLDATGYGTASREYALALDRQGIDVKIETYTWNFPYNMQDEKKKKRLQQLIDKPISNQKQKILIYHSPPAVICKKEKKEFDFCILNTVWETTRIPDTWLPILSTFDAISVPCTHNVHALKNSGVRIPIFLVPHGADTKMFNPDNNRITLNEAENKFVFVSIFDFQHRKNPESLLRAYWEEFTANDRVLLVIKTYGSSRKKIRTAITNYKRKLGLGDTAPIYIMTGICSETELKGIYTAANAFVLPTRGEGVGLPFIEALSSGIPVIATGWGGQMDFLNKHNSFLIDYELMNPSTSMNSDHAISTIYREFAEDGQLWAEANVDHIKKQMRFAYENPDLCRQKGRQGRRDMQHMTWDRAGISLKQMVEKIIGS, encoded by the coding sequence ATGAAAAGCTATCAAGTGGTGTGGAGAGGACCAGTGCTGGATGCCACAGGTTATGGAACGGCAAGCAGAGAATATGCCCTCGCTTTAGACAGGCAGGGAATCGATGTAAAAATTGAAACCTATACTTGGAATTTTCCTTATAACATGCAAGATGAAAAGAAAAAGAAAAGGCTGCAGCAACTCATTGATAAACCAATTTCAAACCAAAAACAAAAAATATTAATCTATCATTCTCCACCAGCAGTTATTTGTAAAAAAGAAAAAAAGGAATTTGACTTCTGCATTCTTAATACCGTTTGGGAAACCACTCGGATACCTGATACGTGGCTGCCTATCCTCTCCACATTTGATGCCATTTCTGTTCCATGTACGCATAATGTACATGCTCTGAAGAACAGCGGTGTTCGTATTCCGATATTCCTGGTGCCGCATGGAGCGGACACCAAGATGTTTAACCCAGACAATAATAGAATTACGCTGAATGAAGCAGAAAACAAATTTGTTTTTGTATCCATCTTTGATTTTCAGCATCGAAAGAATCCTGAAAGTTTACTCCGTGCTTATTGGGAAGAGTTCACAGCGAACGACCGTGTACTGCTAGTGATCAAAACATATGGCAGTTCACGTAAAAAAATAAGAACAGCCATTACGAACTATAAAAGGAAATTGGGGCTTGGTGATACTGCACCCATTTATATAATGACGGGAATATGCAGCGAGACTGAACTAAAAGGAATTTACACCGCAGCAAATGCGTTTGTCCTCCCAACAAGAGGGGAAGGTGTAGGATTGCCTTTTATTGAAGCATTATCAAGCGGCATACCTGTTATTGCAACTGGGTGGGGCGGACAGATGGATTTCTTAAACAAACACAACTCGTTTTTAATTGACTACGAGCTAATGAATCCTTCCACCAGCATGAATAGTGATCACGCCATCTCCACCATCTACAGAGAATTTGCAGAAGACGGACAGCTTTGGGCTGAAGCAAATGTTGATCATATTAAAAAGCAAATGAGATTCGCCTATGAAAACCCCGATCTTTGCAGACAAAAAGGAAGACAAGGCAGGAGAGATATGCAACACATGACATGGGATCGAGCAGGCATCTCACTAAAACAAATGGTTGAGAAGATAATAGGTTCCTAA
- a CDS encoding glycosyltransferase family 2 protein: MISVICCTMRPQFMDNVFQNYSNQKWSEKELIIILNKDHLNINKWKKEAESYKHVSVYQLPESHTLGECLNAAIQKAKYDYVAKFDDDDYYAPLYLNHAMETLHETKADVVGKRTVYMYFENEKLLVVNNPDRENMFVRQGLKGATLFFHKKICESIEFPKLNLGEDTVFLNQCVNKDLKLYSGDKRHYVCLRSSNSNHHTWNVSNTALKRKSSSVCFTEDYKSIIHE, translated from the coding sequence ATGATTTCAGTGATATGCTGCACGATGAGACCACAATTTATGGACAATGTGTTTCAAAACTATAGCAATCAAAAGTGGAGTGAAAAAGAACTTATCATTATTTTAAACAAAGATCATTTAAATATAAATAAATGGAAAAAGGAAGCAGAATCCTACAAACATGTCTCAGTCTATCAGCTGCCTGAATCTCACACATTAGGTGAATGCTTAAATGCAGCCATTCAAAAAGCAAAGTATGATTACGTGGCAAAATTTGATGATGATGATTATTATGCTCCGCTTTACCTCAATCACGCCATGGAAACATTGCATGAGACAAAAGCTGATGTTGTCGGAAAAAGAACAGTTTATATGTATTTCGAAAATGAAAAGCTACTCGTTGTAAACAATCCGGATCGGGAGAACATGTTCGTTAGACAAGGCTTGAAAGGAGCAACTCTTTTTTTTCATAAAAAGATATGCGAGAGTATCGAGTTTCCCAAATTAAACCTTGGCGAAGATACAGTTTTTTTGAATCAGTGTGTGAATAAAGATCTTAAATTGTATTCTGGGGACAAAAGACATTATGTATGTTTACGTTCTTCAAATTCAAATCATCACACCTGGAATGTCAGCAATACCGCACTCAAAAGAAAATCATCAAGCGTTTGCTTTACAGAAGATTACAAGTCCATCATTCACGAATAA
- a CDS encoding sugar phosphate nucleotidyltransferase has protein sequence MKILLLSGGSGRRLWPLSNQIRSKQFLKLLSTKNNKYESMLQRVCRHLDSVGLLSSTSIITCQDQVDMIYNQLENKVPLIIEPVQKGTFSAISLAVTSFNSQPKTNVEELVCVLPVDTFAEVSFYHLLKKIPHILQKSKADLAHLGVEPQFPSDQFGYIVPDSNTNKTDDNYQISHFIEKPSTNIALQLIKKNALWNCGVYVFSIRYMIQFLKHLSFPTDYDQMLKIYRELPDVSFDQMVAQQSKRSIVIPYQGLWDDIGTWGALSKHMKSHEIGPCKLSQDSVNTHIINELHQPIYVIGISDSMIVAGPDGILVANKTRSSDIKKFITDEPPRYVEKRWGNYRVLEKSITNEGKQSLTKMINILPGCNISYQWHKERQEIWTIVSGTGEFIFNDQLTTIKAGDVLQIAQGSKHAVKAVTPLQIIEVQLGSLLSEEDITRITYSWEEAVQLCN, from the coding sequence ATGAAAATTCTTCTGTTATCTGGCGGTTCTGGAAGAAGACTATGGCCATTATCGAATCAGATCAGATCCAAGCAGTTTCTGAAACTCTTAAGTACAAAGAACAACAAATATGAATCCATGCTCCAAAGAGTATGCAGACACTTGGATTCTGTTGGCCTTCTTTCGTCTACTTCTATTATTACGTGTCAAGATCAAGTGGATATGATTTATAATCAGCTTGAAAATAAGGTGCCGCTAATTATTGAACCTGTACAAAAAGGGACGTTTTCTGCAATCTCACTAGCAGTCACTTCTTTTAACTCACAGCCGAAAACCAATGTTGAAGAATTGGTTTGTGTACTGCCTGTTGATACTTTTGCAGAAGTATCTTTTTATCATTTGTTAAAAAAAATACCTCATATTCTCCAGAAATCAAAAGCTGACCTTGCACATTTAGGTGTAGAGCCACAATTTCCTTCTGATCAATTCGGTTATATTGTTCCTGATAGTAATACGAATAAGACGGATGACAATTATCAAATTAGTCATTTTATTGAAAAGCCAAGTACCAATATAGCGTTACAACTGATTAAAAAGAATGCCTTGTGGAATTGCGGGGTCTATGTTTTTTCAATCAGGTATATGATTCAATTTTTAAAACATCTAAGTTTTCCTACAGACTACGACCAAATGCTAAAGATTTATCGTGAACTGCCTGATGTAAGTTTTGATCAAATGGTCGCACAACAAAGCAAGCGTTCAATAGTTATTCCTTATCAAGGACTATGGGATGATATTGGAACATGGGGTGCATTAAGTAAACATATGAAGTCACATGAAATAGGTCCATGCAAACTATCGCAAGACTCGGTAAATACACATATTATTAACGAGCTGCATCAACCCATCTATGTGATCGGTATATCAGATAGTATGATCGTAGCAGGACCTGATGGAATTCTCGTTGCAAATAAAACTCGAAGTTCTGATATTAAGAAGTTCATAACTGATGAACCTCCACGTTATGTGGAAAAACGGTGGGGAAATTATAGAGTTTTAGAAAAGTCGATAACGAATGAAGGCAAACAGTCTTTAACGAAAATGATAAACATCCTCCCAGGCTGCAACATAAGCTATCAATGGCACAAGGAAAGACAAGAGATTTGGACAATCGTTTCTGGTACAGGGGAATTTATATTCAATGATCAATTAACTACCATCAAAGCTGGGGATGTTCTTCAAATTGCTCAAGGTTCCAAACATGCTGTTAAGGCTGTTACACCTCTACAAATCATAGAAGTTCAACTCGGTTCCTTGCTATCCGAAGAGGACATTACACGAATTACTTATTCATGGGAAGAGGCAGTACAACTCTGTAATTAA
- a CDS encoding NAD(P)-dependent oxidoreductase, which translates to MNVVILDDWEKSFASNPEIERLQKHFAVKIYHDKPAQDELINRIKHADIIIPIRERTVFSKEVLQQLINIKLIAQTGSGLAHIDMTEANKLNIPVATTPGGSAAVVELIFGMMIAYARNLLHLDQELKKGNWVESVGGGLENKTVGIIGLGKIGSGVAKMAKAFNMNVVAWGPRLTEERAHAHDVLP; encoded by the coding sequence GTGAACGTTGTCATTTTGGATGATTGGGAAAAAAGCTTTGCATCAAATCCTGAGATTGAACGCTTGCAGAAGCACTTTGCCGTTAAAATCTATCACGACAAACCAGCACAGGATGAACTAATTAACCGCATTAAACACGCAGACATCATCATACCGATCAGAGAGCGTACTGTGTTTTCAAAAGAGGTGTTGCAGCAGCTTATAAATATTAAACTGATTGCTCAGACAGGTTCAGGGCTTGCTCACATCGATATGACTGAAGCCAATAAGCTTAACATTCCTGTCGCTACAACTCCAGGAGGTTCTGCAGCAGTTGTTGAACTGATCTTCGGCATGATGATTGCATACGCTCGTAATCTATTACACTTGGATCAAGAGCTGAAAAAAGGCAATTGGGTGGAGTCGGTTGGGGGAGGTTTGGAAAACAAAACGGTGGGCATTATCGGACTCGGCAAAATCGGTTCAGGTGTCGCGAAAATGGCTAAAGCATTTAACATGAACGTTGTGGCTTGGGGACCTCGGCTAACAGAAGAACGCGCTCATGCTCATGACGTATTGCCGTGA
- a CDS encoding NAD(P)-dependent oxidoreductase: MRNDAFLINTSRGEVVDEEALVKALSEKWISGAGLDVFSEEPLRPDHPFLQLQNVILSPHIGWKTDNMFNKFLSTSVDNILSFIIDGNPQLIANKEVLESKKPPV, translated from the coding sequence ATGCGTAATGATGCTTTCCTTATCAATACATCAAGAGGTGAAGTGGTTGATGAAGAGGCACTCGTAAAAGCGTTAAGTGAAAAGTGGATTTCAGGAGCCGGATTGGACGTATTTTCAGAAGAACCCCTCCGCCCCGACCATCCTTTCCTTCAGCTTCAAAATGTGATTCTCAGTCCGCACATCGGATGGAAAACAGACAATATGTTTAACAAGTTCTTATCAACGAGTGTGGATAACATACTCTCTTTTATTATCGATGGAAATCCACAGCTAATTGCAAATAAAGAGGTTCTAGAAAGCAAAAAGCCCCCCGTTTAA
- a CDS encoding GNAT family N-acetyltransferase: MIINQKDFIVKGLNYTIRTASKSDAKNLSELRLQIDGETENMDREKGEDFIDPAGFEKIIETDTNHPNNLFLVAESDGKIIGYSRCVGYDLKRFLHKAEFGLGVLKDFWGYGIGKNLMKETISWADFNGIKKMVLYGVLETNQNGIDLYKRLGFEIEGLMKKDRILSDGKYYNTYMMARFNES; this comes from the coding sequence ATGATTATTAATCAAAAAGATTTTATTGTTAAAGGATTAAACTATACTATTAGAACTGCTTCTAAAAGTGATGCAAAAAACTTGTCTGAATTAAGATTACAGATTGACGGAGAAACCGAAAATATGGACAGAGAAAAGGGAGAGGACTTTATAGACCCAGCAGGATTTGAAAAAATAATAGAAACGGATACGAACCACCCTAATAACTTATTTTTAGTTGCCGAATCGGATGGTAAGATAATTGGTTATTCAAGATGTGTAGGCTATGATTTAAAAAGATTCTTACATAAAGCTGAATTTGGATTAGGTGTTCTGAAGGATTTCTGGGGTTATGGGATTGGAAAAAATCTTATGAAAGAAACAATTTCCTGGGCTGACTTTAACGGCATTAAAAAAATGGTATTATATGGAGTTCTTGAAACAAACCAAAACGGCATTGATTTGTATAAAAGACTTGGTTTTGAAATAGAAGGGTTAATGAAAAAAGATAGAATCCTTTCAGACGGAAAATACTATAATACTTATATGATGGCAAGATTTAATGAGTCTTAA
- a CDS encoding Nramp family divalent metal transporter, translating into MNNELKLNNELKHASIGNNVSPPQSLGQKLKMIGPGFVVAATGVGTADMITAIVIGTSFGMTFVWAIILGSILKYYLNEGVGRWYLATGQTILQGWHSIGKWATGYFGVYSVIWGYIYGATAAMTCGLGMHAMLPIMPIWAWAIVHSLLGFALVWTGRYLLFERIMTVLIGVMFITIIGTSLLFLPSIGEFADGFVPQMPDGSLMLALGLIGGVGGTITMASYGYWLREKNWKGNGFIPIMRLDTKAAYVITGIFTMAALVIGAKFLFGTDVKLEGDQGLLNLADLLGQEFGTPLRWLFLVAFWSAAFTSLLGVWNGVPYLFADFLRTIRTKKSDLDNVKPVTEKDKSYRAYLAWLTFPPMLIFFLGKPVQLIIIYGVLGALFMPFLALSLIILLNSKKVEEEYRNKLVTNAVLIGCLLMFAYLGITELQKLF; encoded by the coding sequence TTGAACAATGAACTGAAATTAAACAACGAACTTAAACACGCATCAATAGGTAACAACGTGTCACCTCCGCAATCACTCGGACAAAAATTAAAAATGATCGGACCAGGTTTCGTGGTAGCTGCCACTGGAGTAGGGACAGCAGATATGATTACAGCGATCGTAATCGGTACTTCATTTGGTATGACGTTTGTTTGGGCAATCATACTTGGATCTATTCTAAAATATTATTTGAACGAAGGAGTTGGCCGCTGGTACCTTGCAACAGGACAAACCATCCTGCAAGGGTGGCATTCAATCGGAAAATGGGCAACTGGTTACTTCGGTGTTTACTCCGTTATATGGGGTTACATATATGGTGCGACGGCAGCCATGACATGCGGTTTAGGCATGCATGCGATGCTTCCGATTATGCCGATTTGGGCGTGGGCTATCGTACATTCATTATTAGGCTTTGCGCTAGTGTGGACAGGCCGTTACTTACTTTTTGAACGAATTATGACTGTCTTGATCGGCGTAATGTTTATTACGATTATTGGGACATCATTGCTCTTTTTACCTTCAATCGGTGAGTTTGCGGATGGATTTGTCCCTCAAATGCCAGACGGTTCACTCATGCTTGCTCTTGGATTGATTGGGGGAGTTGGTGGAACGATTACGATGGCCTCATATGGATATTGGCTTAGAGAAAAGAACTGGAAAGGAAATGGATTTATTCCGATTATGAGACTAGATACTAAAGCGGCTTATGTCATTACGGGTATTTTCACAATGGCTGCTCTTGTAATTGGAGCTAAGTTTTTATTCGGAACCGATGTGAAGCTTGAGGGGGACCAAGGACTCCTTAATCTAGCTGATCTGCTAGGTCAAGAGTTCGGAACACCTTTACGATGGCTCTTCTTAGTAGCTTTTTGGTCAGCGGCCTTTACTTCACTTCTCGGTGTTTGGAACGGGGTACCTTATTTGTTTGCTGATTTCTTAAGGACCATTCGGACAAAAAAGTCAGATTTAGATAACGTTAAACCTGTAACGGAAAAAGATAAGTCGTACCGTGCTTATCTGGCTTGGCTGACATTCCCTCCTATGCTAATTTTCTTTTTGGGAAAACCTGTTCAGCTTATCATCATTTACGGAGTATTAGGCGCATTGTTCATGCCTTTTCTAGCGCTCTCCCTTATTATTTTATTGAACTCTAAAAAAGTGGAAGAAGAATACCGCAACAAGTTGGTAACAAACGCTGTGTTAATTGGTTGTCTCTTAATGTTCGCTTATCTTGGAATAACAGAACTCCAAAAGCTGTTTTAA
- a CDS encoding nitroreductase family protein, whose amino-acid sequence METFEAIINRRSIGKVKDDPVPKTFIEKMLKAATYAPNHYRTEPWRFFVLTGDSRKKLGEVLEGITRADNAGLEPDELERKAEKARNNPLRAPVIIAVAVKPSDKKNVIEIEEYAAVHSGIQNLLLTAHELGLGAIWRTGALTYRTKVKEFFGLSANGAIAGFIYVGYPDMPIKTVKKKGFESHTVWMD is encoded by the coding sequence ATGGAAACGTTCGAGGCCATCATTAACAGAAGAAGTATCGGGAAAGTAAAAGACGATCCCGTCCCAAAAACCTTCATTGAAAAAATGTTAAAAGCCGCAACTTATGCTCCCAACCACTACCGAACAGAGCCATGGCGCTTTTTTGTGTTAACCGGGGATAGCAGAAAGAAACTGGGTGAAGTGTTAGAAGGAATTACAAGAGCAGATAACGCTGGTTTAGAGCCTGATGAACTGGAAAGGAAAGCGGAAAAAGCACGCAACAACCCGCTGCGCGCACCAGTTATTATCGCAGTCGCGGTAAAGCCGAGTGATAAGAAAAACGTGATTGAAATAGAAGAGTACGCTGCCGTTCATAGCGGTATCCAGAATTTGCTGCTTACCGCGCATGAGTTAGGTTTAGGAGCAATCTGGAGAACAGGTGCTTTAACCTATCGTACAAAGGTAAAAGAATTCTTTGGATTAAGTGCGAACGGCGCAATTGCGGGATTTATCTATGTTGGTTATCCAGATATGCCTATTAAAACGGTGAAGAAAAAGGGGTTTGAATCACATACGGTGTGGATGGATTGA
- a CDS encoding MerR family transcriptional regulator → MSVDKTSYKDKKVMSIGIISELTGLSERKIRYYEERKLIFPERTGKGTRKYSFSDVERLMEIADQIEDGVQTYEIKKELTKKQKRDERNKMIRGQINAQFNMRN, encoded by the coding sequence ATGTCTGTTGATAAAACATCCTATAAAGATAAAAAAGTCATGTCGATCGGCATTATTAGTGAGCTGACCGGATTATCCGAGCGGAAGATCCGGTACTACGAAGAGCGAAAGCTTATCTTTCCTGAAAGAACAGGAAAAGGAACCCGTAAGTACTCGTTTTCCGACGTTGAACGGCTTATGGAGATTGCCGATCAGATTGAAGATGGTGTACAAACGTATGAAATCAAAAAGGAATTGACGAAGAAACAGAAACGTGACGAACGAAACAAGATGATTCGTGGTCAGATTAACGCACAATTTAATATGAGAAACTAA
- a CDS encoding exonuclease domain-containing protein — protein MKQVQGKINSSVYASLQGQSSPQHVAFLRQLEKELKVEESLVVPLKELNVVVFDLETTGFFPEQGDEILSIGAIKVRGGEVQQEDTFYSLVRCTRELTPEIKELTGIEESDLEAAPELSKVLVDFYDFVKGAVLVAHHASHEKKFLQHYNWKLFRSQFKHRIVDTSFLLKLAEPNVSLVRLEDCCDHCGIPAVDRHHALGDAKMTAELWSIYVERIQALGMKNLREVYERLSR, from the coding sequence ATGAAACAAGTTCAGGGGAAAATAAACTCAAGCGTGTATGCATCGTTACAAGGACAATCGAGTCCGCAGCATGTCGCTTTTTTGAGACAGCTTGAAAAAGAGTTAAAAGTGGAAGAGAGCTTAGTTGTTCCGCTAAAAGAATTGAACGTCGTCGTGTTCGATCTCGAAACGACTGGATTTTTTCCGGAACAAGGTGATGAAATTCTATCAATCGGTGCTATAAAGGTGAGAGGCGGTGAGGTCCAGCAAGAGGATACCTTCTATTCTCTTGTACGTTGTACCCGTGAACTCACTCCAGAAATAAAGGAGCTTACAGGTATTGAAGAAAGTGATCTTGAGGCAGCGCCTGAACTATCAAAGGTACTGGTCGACTTTTATGATTTTGTAAAAGGCGCTGTGTTAGTAGCGCACCACGCCAGTCATGAAAAGAAGTTTCTGCAGCACTACAACTGGAAGCTTTTCCGCAGTCAGTTCAAACATCGAATCGTAGACACATCATTTTTATTAAAACTAGCAGAGCCCAATGTGAGCCTTGTTCGTTTAGAAGATTGCTGTGATCACTGCGGTATTCCGGCTGTTGATCGGCATCATGCATTAGGAGATGCGAAGATGACGGCGGAGCTATGGAGTATTTATGTTGAGAGAATACAAGCATTAGGTATGAAAAATTTAAGAGAAGTCTATGAACGGCTATCTCGATAA